In Terriglobales bacterium, the genomic window ACCACCCCGCCGTTGCCCAAGAAACACTGAGTGATTGGGTGACTGGGTGATTTTCAATCAGCAAGTCACCAAATCCGCAAGTCACCCAGTAAAGCAATAGGAAATGCAGAATTGAGAATGCAGAATGAGTTGGCGCTCGGCCGAGCTCCTCTCATTCTGCATTCTTCATTCTCAATTCTGCATTTCCCTACCACCCGCCTCCTCCGCCCCCGCCCCCGCCGCCGCCCGAGCCGCCGCCTCCTCCGCCTCCGCCCGAGGAGCCCGGCGCGGTGGAGGACGAAGCGATGGCGCCCGCGAACGAGCCTCCCAGCGACGAAGCGAAGCCCGCCGCCCCCAGGCTGCTGAAGTCGGAGCCGTGATACCACGCCGGGGTGTAGCCGCTGCTCGACGGCCCCTGTCCCGCCGCGCCCAGCACCCCAGAGAACTGCTCCGCCCAGGCGTGCTCCACGTCCAGGGCCAGGGCGTAGGGCAGGAACTTCTCGAAGACCTCCGGGGTCTGCGCCACCGGGCTCATGCGGTTCATGCGGTCTTCCTCGGTGGCGCTCAGGAACATGCGGAAGCCGTCGATCTGGTCGAGCACCGTCCGCCCCGCGGCGGTGGGCGCTTTCAGCAGGTAGTGGAAGGCCACGTTGAGCGCGATCAGCGCCAGAATCACCCCCAGCAGCAGCGGCGAGGCCATCCGGGTGAACTGGTAGAGCACGAAGACCTCGGCTCCCAGGAAGGGCAGGCTGAACAGGCTCATGATGACGGCCTGGGGGATATGGGAGGGCTGCGCGGGCACGCTCTTCCACAGCCGCGCCACCGTGAACAGCAGGGCGAAGCAGCCCAATGTCCAGCCCGTCAGCCACACCGCCATGAAGATGGCCACCGGTCCTTCTCCCGATTGCAGGGTGACGGCCATGGCCCCCGCCGTGCCCAGGGTCAGCAGGATGCCGGGGATCATGTAGCGTCCGTGGGAGAAGAAGTAGACGTTGTCCTCGGCGTTCTTCAGGGTCCGGCGGAACTCGCTGAGCGCCGCAGCGATGGTGCTGTGGTTCGACTGTTCCAGCTTGATGCTGTCGTCGTCGCCCAGCAGCAGTTGTCCCGCCACCCGCTCCTCCGGGGCCAGCGCCGGGTCGTCGCTCTTGCCCACCCGCCGCAGGGTGTAGGTGTCGCCGTGCTTCTCGATGGTCAGGTACTTCTTCACCGCCATGTTGACCACGGCGGCGGCGAAGGCCTTGTTGTCGTAGCCCATCTTGCGCAGGTAGCGGACGGCCGCCGGCGACCAGCCCGAGGGCGGCTCGTACAGCGGCATGATGGTCCCGGGCTTGGGATCGCGGCCCACCGCCAGCCACGCCAGGAAGTAGTAGAGGAAGACCAGCAGCAGCCCCGCGCCGCCCAGCAACGCGCTGCGGTTGTCCTCAAGGAACCACTGCAGCTTCTGCTGGGGCGTGGGCT contains:
- a CDS encoding DUF2207 domain-containing protein → GYTGEQGSRETGFTTGWDEQGDPTFTTTRALQPHENLSIVVDWPKGFVAEPTPQQKLQWFLEDNRSALLGGAGLLLVFLYYFLAWLAVGRDPKPGTIMPLYEPPSGWSPAAVRYLRKMGYDNKAFAAAVVNMAVKKYLTIEKHGDTYTLRRVGKSDDPALAPEERVAGQLLLGDDDSIKLEQSNHSTIAAALSEFRRTLKNAEDNVYFFSHGRYMIPGILLTLGTAGAMAVTLQSGEGPVAIFMAVWLTGWTLGCFALLFTVARLWKSVPAQPSHIPQAVIMSLFSLPFLGAEVFVLYQFTRMASPLLLGVILALIALNVAFHYLLKAPTAAGRTVLDQIDGFRMFLSATEEDRMNRMSPVAQTPEVFEKFLPYALALDVEHAWAEQFSGVLGAAGQGPSSSGYTPAWYHGSDFSSLGAAGFASSLGGSFAGAIASSSTAPGSSGGGGGGGGSGGGGGGGGGGGW